GAACCTGCGCCTGCAGGCCGGCTACAGCTACACCGACGTCACCCTCGAGAAGACCGGCAATGCCAACGAGGGCAACACCGACAATTGGGTGCCGCGCCACCAGGCCTCGCTGTGGGGACGGTACGCCTTCCGGCAGGGCGGGCTCACCGGCCTGGACGCCGGTCTCGGGGTGCGCTACTACGCCGACAGCTACGCCGACGAGGCCAATACCGAGACGCTGCCCAGCTACACCCTGGTCGATGCCACCCTGGGCTACGACCTGGCCGAGGTGGGCCTCGAGGGCGTCTCGGCCCGGCTCAACGTCAGCAACCTGCTCGACGAGGCGTACGTCGCCGGCTGCAGCGACCTCGACTTCTGCTACTTCGGCGCCGAACGCAGCATCAAGGCCACGGTCAGCTACAATTTCTGATCCGTCCTCCCTCCGGACGCGCCGGCAGCCCCAGGCTGCCGGCGTTTTTTCGTGCCCGGGACCGGGCGGTCGGTGGCGCGACACCGACGGCCGCTTACCGGCTGGGGGATCACGACGCGCGCCGAGGGCCGTCAGGCCAGGGGCGCGGCCGCCGCCTGGATCTCGCCGGTCTGCACCCGCCACTGGGCGGCGTAGCGACCGTCCCGGGCGAGCAGCTCGCCGTGGGTGCCGCGCTCGACCACCCGGCCGGCCTCGATGACGGCGATCTCGTCGGCATGGACGATGGTCGAGAGGCGGTGGGCGATCATGATCACGGTGCGGCCATGGCCGATGCGCTGGAGCGAGCGCTGGATGGCCGCCTCGGTCTCGTTGTCCACGGCGCTGGTGGCCTCGTCCAGCACCAGGATCGGCGGGTCCTTGAGCAGCGCCCGGGCCAGCGACAGGCGCTGGCGCTGGCCGCCGGACAGGCGCACGCCGCGCTCGCCCACCGGGGTGTCCAGCCCCTCTGGCAAGGCCTGGATGAAGTCCCAGGCCTCGGCGGTGCGCGCCGCCTCGACGATCTCGGCCTCCGCGGCGTCCGGCTTGCCGTAGGCGATGTTGTCGCGTACCGAGCCCTCGAACAGGTAGACGTCCTGGCTGACCAGGCCGATGGCCCGGCGCAGCGACTGCAGGCTCACCGAATCGACCGGCTGGCCGTCGATCCGCACCCGCCCCGCGTCGGGGTCATGGAAGCGCAGCAGCAGCTTGATCAGCGTCGACTTGCCGGAGCCCGTAGCGCCCACCAGCGCCAGGGTGTGCCCCGCCGGCACCGCCAGGTCGATGTCCTGGACCCCGGCGGCGCCCTCGCCGTAGCGGAAGGCGACCCGCTCGAAGGTCACCGCGCCGCGCACCGGCTCGGCCAGTTCGCGGCCGGCGTCGTCGCGCACTCGAATGGGAGTGGCCAGCAGGTCGAGGATGCGCCGGGTGCTGGCCATGGCGCGTTCGAACAGGTCGATGACCTGGGCCAGGCCGGTGAGCGGCCACAGCAGGCGCTGGGTAAGGAACACCAGCACCCCGTAGGCGCCCACGTTGAGCTCGCCGCGCAGCGCCATCATGCCGCCCACGGTGAAGGTGGCCAGGAAGCCGGTGAGGATCGCCATGCGGATCACCGGGATGAAGGCGGAGCTGATGCGGATGGCCCGCCGGTTGGCCTCCACGTAGGCCTCGCTGGCGGCCCTGAGGCGCTCGGCCTCGCGGGCCTCGGCGGTGAAGCTCTTGATGGTGGCGATGCCCGCCAGGTTGTTGGCCAGCCGGCTGGACAGGTCGCCGACCCGTTCGCGGACGTCGGCATACAGCGGCCCGGCCTTGCGCTGGAAGTAGAAGGCCCCCCAGACGATCAGCGGGATCGGGGTGAAGGCCAGCAGCGCGATCAACGGCGAGAGCACGAAGAACACCGCGCCCACCGCCACCACGGTGACGGCGACCTGGATCATGGCATTGGCGCCGCCGTCGAGGAAGCGCTCGAGCTGGTTGACGTCATCGTTCATGGTCGCCACCAGCTGCCCCGAACTCCGCGACTCGAAGAAGCCCATGTCCAGGCGCTGGGCGTGTTCGTAGGCGTCCTGGCGCAGGTCGGCCTGCAGGCGCTGGGCCAGGTTGCGCCAGAGGATCTGGAAGAGATACTCGAACAGCGACTCGCCGACCCAGATGAAGAAGGTCAGCCCGCCCAGCACCAGGATCTGCTGCTGGGCGGTGGTGAAGCCCAGCCCGGCGACGAAGCTCTCCTCCTGGTTGACCACCACGTCGATGGCCACGCCGATCAGGATCTCCGGGGCGATATCGAACAGCTTGTTGAGGATCGAGCAGACGCTGGCGGCGATGATGCGGCGCCGGTACCCCCGGGCATAGCGCAGCAGGCGCCCCAGGGCCTGGAAGCTGGAAGCAGTGGAAGACATCGGGCCTTTCCTCGTTGACGGAGGCCCAAGCCTACGGCAAGCACGGCGCCGGACCAACCGACAACATTGATAAGAATTCTCGTTTGTCTTACGCTTGGCCGCGCAATGGACCGCCCCCCGGTGGCGGCATCCCGCGAGCGGAGCCTCCCATGATCGAAACCCGTGCCGCCTCCTTCGAGGTCAACGGCCAGTGCCTGCTGCATCCCCTCGACCTCGCCTTCGAGCAAGGCGGGGTCCATGGCCTGATCGGCCACAACGGGTCGGGCAAGTCGACCCTGCTCAAGCTGCTGGCCCGCCAACAAGCCGCCAGCCGGGGCGAGCTGCGGCTGGACGACAAGCCGCTGACGGCCTGGGGCCATCGCGCCTTCGCCCGCCAGGTGGCCTACCTGCCCCAGCACCTGCCCGCCGCCGAGAACCTCACCGGGCGCGAGCTGGTGGGCTTCGGCCGCTATCCCTGGCACGGCCTGCTGGGCCGGCATGGCCGCGAGGACGAGGCGGCCATCGACCGCGCCCTGGCCCTGACCCACACCGAGCCCTTCGCCGACCGCCAGGTGGACACCCTCTCCGGCGGCGAGCGCCAGCGGGTCTGGCTGGCCATGCTGCTCGCCCAGGGCAGCCGCTTCCTGCTGCTCGACGAGCCCCTGGCGGCGCTGGATGTCGCCCACCAGGTGGAGGTGCTGGCCCTCACCCGCCGCCTGTGCCGGGAACTGGGCCTCGGGGTGATCATCGTGCTCCACGACATCAACATGGCCTCGCGCTACTGCGACCGCCTGGTGGCCCTGCACGGCGGCCGACTGCTGGCCCAGGGCACACCGGCGGAGATGATGAACGGCGACACCCTCAAGGCCATCTACGGCATTCCCATGCACGTCATGGCCCACCCGTCCGGCGAGCACCGCGTCGCCATCGCCCACTAGGCACGGAGGTCGCCTTGCTTCGCCTTCGCCGTCCCGACCGCCCCCCCTGGCGCCGCTGGATCGTCGCCCTGCTGACCGGACTCCTGGCCACTTCGGCCACGGCCGGCTCGCCCCGCCTCGCCACCCTCGACTGGACCCTGGCCGAGACCCTGGTGGCCCTGGGCACACCGCCCCGTGCCGTGGCCCAGGTCGAGGCCTATCACGCCTGGGTGGTCGAGCCCGCCCTGCCCGACACCACGACCGACCTGGGGCTGCGCAGCCAGCCCAACCTCGAGCGGCTGGCGAGCCTGGCGCCGGAGCGCATCCTGATCTCGCCGATGTTCGCCAACCTCGCCCCGCGTCTCGAGCGCATCGCCCCGGTGGAGAACCTGCCGCTCTACCGTCCCGGGCGCGACACCTGGACGGAGATGCGCGAGCTGACCCGCTCGCTCGGCGGCCTGGTCGGGCGTCCCGAGGCGGCGGCGCGGCTGATCGAGACGACGGAGGCCCGGCTCGACGCCCTGCGCCAGCGACTCGACGAGACGACACCGCCCCTGTTGATCGTGCAATTCATGGATAGCCGCCATGTGCGGGTGTTCGGCGCGGGCGGCCTCTACCAGGCGGTGCTCGACCGCCTGGGACTCGACAACGCCTGGAGCGGGTCGACCAACGCCTGGGGCTTCTCGCTGGTGGGCATCGAGGCGCTGGCCGGCCTCGACGCCCGTCTGGTAGTGGTGGAGCCCTACCCCGCCGGCGTCCACGAGACCCTGGCCGACAGCGGCCTCTGGCACCACCTGGTCGAAACGAGCCGGGACACGCCGATCGTCCTGCCCCCGGTGTGGAGCTTCGGCGCCCTGCCCTCGGCGTCGCGTTTCGCCGAGCGGCTGGTGACCGCCCTGGAGCACGACGATGCCGTCTGACGCCCTCGCCCCCCGCCGCCCGTGGCGCCCCCGGCTGACCCCGGGACGCCTCTGCCTGCCGCTCGCGCTCGGGCTGCTGATGCTCGGACTCGACCAGCTCCTCGCCGGCCCCGGCCTGGGGCCGGGGCTCGCCGCCCTGTTCAGCGCGCCGGACCGGGCCGAGGCGGCCGCGACGCTGGTGCTGCACTTCGCCTGGTGGCCGCGGCTGGCCATGGCCCTGCTCGCCGGCGGCGGCCTGGCACTCGCCGGCGTGTTGATGCAGCAGGTGCTGCGCAATCCCCTGGCCGCGCCCACCACCCTGGGCGTGGCCAGCGGCGCCAACCTGGCGCTGATGGCCGCGACCCTGATGGCGCCCGGCCTGCTGGGCCTGGGCCGGGAATGGGTGGCGCTGGCCGGTGGCGGCCTGGCCATGGGGCTGGTCCTCGCCCTGGCCTGGCGGCGCGGCCTGGCGCCGGTGGTGGTGGTGCTCGGCGGCCTGGTGGTCAACCTCTACTTCGGCGCCCTGTCCATGGTGCTGCTGCTCTTCCATCAGGAGGAGCTCAAGGGGCTGTTGATCTGGGGCGCCGGCTCGCTGGCCCAGAACGGCTGGCAGGACGCCGCCTTCCTTGCGCCGCGCCTGGCGCTGGGCGCGCTGGCCGCCGTCTGGCTGCTGCGCCCCCTGGCGGTGCTCGAGCTCGACGAGGCCGGCGCGCGGAGCCTCGGCGTGTCGCTCAAGCACCTGCGCCTCGCCGGCCTCGGCCTGGCCATCTTCCTCACCGGCTGCGTGGTCAGCGTGGTCGGGGTGATCGGCTTCATCGGCCTGGCCGCCCCCAACATCGTGCGCCTGGCCGGCGCCCGGCACCTGGGCGCGCGGCTCGCCTGGTCGACGCTGCTCGGCGCCCTGCTGCTGGCCACCACCGACCTGCTGCTGCAGCGCGTCTCGGGCAGCTTGCCCACCCTGATCCCCACCGGCGCCACCACCGCGGCCCTGGGCGCCCCCCTGCTGCTGTGGCTGATCCCGCGGCTGCGCCTGGGCGGCGAGGCCCCGCCCCGGGAGGCCCGAGCCATCGGTACCCGCCACCCGGCCCCCGGGCGCCTGGCCACCTGGCTGGCCCTGGGCCTGGCCGGGCTCGCCGTGGTCGCGCTGCTCGCCGGTCAGGCGGGAACCGGCTGGCAGTGGGCCGCGCCGACCGACTGGGCGCTGCTGCAGTGGCGTTTGCCCCGGGCCCTGGCCGCCGCCGGCTGCGGGGTGATGCTGGCCATCGCCGGCACCCTGATCCAGCGGCTCACCGCCAACCCCATGGCCAGCCCCGAGGTGCTGGGCATCAGCGGCGGCAGCGCCATCGCCCTGATGGGCGCCATCTTCCTGCTGCCCGCCCCGAGCAACCTGACCCTGGTGGCCGCCGGCACCCTCGGCGCCCTGGTCACCCTGGCGGTGCTGGTGGGGCTGAACCGCAGGAGCGGCTTCCAGCCGGAGCGGCTGCTGCTCACCGGGGTGGCCATCACGGCGCTGTTCGACGCGGTCAGGGCCGTGGTGCTGGCCGGCGGCGACCCCCGGGGCCAGCAGGTGATCGCCTGGCTGTCCGGGTCCACCTACTACGTCGACCTGACCAGCGCCCTGGTGGTGACCGCGGCGGCCCTGCTGCTGGCCCTGGCCGCCGCGCCGCTGACCCGCTGGCTGGACATCCTGCCGCTGGGCGGCGCCAGCGCCACCGCCCTGGGGCTGCCCCTGGCCCGCGCGCGACTGGTGCTGCTGCTGCTGGTGGCCCTGCTCACCGCCGGCGCCACCCTGGTGGTCGGCCCGCTGTCCTTCGTCGGCCTGCTGGCCCCGCACCTGGCCCGGCTGCTGGGCTTCTCGCGGGCCGGGGCGCACCTGCTCGGCGCCGCCCTGGCCGGAGCGCTGCTGATGGTGCTGGCCGACTGGCTGGGCCGCCAGCTGCTGTTCCCCGAGGAGATCCCCGCCGGCCTGGTGGCCTCGCTGCTCGGCGGCGCCTACTTCATGTGGGGGCTGCGGCGACTATGAACGATGTACGACCGAGAGCGATAGCCCGGGCTATCGCTGTTGGGCCAGACGAGGGGCGCCGGGGACAGATCGAAGAGGGGGTCCTACGCCATGGATGGCGTCGGTAGCGCCCAGGGAGGGGTTTACAGCGCCCCCTCGCAGACCTGTCGACGGATCAGCCCCGAGTGACAACCTTAACTGCGTCAACCCTGGGGCGGCATCGCCCCGCGTTGCCGCCCTCCCGCTGCTGCCATAGGATGTCGACCATGCCGCCTCCACGCACATCACGGGGCGAGGCCGGGCGCCGCCTCCTGGCCCTCGGCCTCGCCTGCGCCCTGGCTCTCTGGCCACGGCTGAGCCCGGCCCACCCTCACGGCTGGGTGGACGTCACGGTGCGCGTGCTGATGGATGAGCACGGCCGGGTCGAGGCCCTGCACCAACGCTGGCGCCTCGACCCCTTCTACAGTCAGCTGCTGCTGGAGGAACTGCGGGCCGCCCAGGGCGAGGCCCCGATGGAGGCCCGCCTCGACCAGCTCGGCGTGGAGATACGTCACAACCTGTCTCCACAGCACTACTTCACCCACGTCACCCGGAACGGAGAGGCGGTCGCGCTGGGCGAGGTCGACGACTTCACCACCCTGGCGCGAGACGGCCGCGTCGTCCTCATGTTCCGGCTGCCGCTGGCCGAGCCCCTGCCACTGGACCAGGCCGCGATGCACTACCGGATCTACGACCCGACCTACTATATCGAGGTGCTGCATGAGGCGGATGGCGAAATCCCCCGGGCGGACGCGCTGCGCGTGACGGGAGCCGACTGTGCCACGCGCATCATCGCCGCCGACCCCGACCCGGTCCAGGTCGCCGAGGCGGCGAGCCTGGACCGTGGCGAACAGGCGCCGGAGGGACTGGGACGCTTCTTCGCCGAAACCGGAGAGGTGCGATGCGACCTCCCCTAGCCACCTCCCGGGGCGCCGCGCCGCCGGCGCGTGACCCCGCGACGGCCATGCGTGGCGCCATGACACGCCCGTCCCGTCCCCGCTGGCGTTGGCTCGTCGGACTCGGCGTGCTGTCGATGGCGGTGATCGGCCTGGCCTGGTTCACCAGCGGCCAGGGCGTTGGCCTGCAGTTGGTCGCCTGGCAGCGAGATCTCCACCGCGCCCTGACGGAGGCGATCGCCTACCTCGACGCCGTGCCGAGTGCGACCGCCTGGATGAGCCTGT
The Halomonas sp. M4R1S46 DNA segment above includes these coding regions:
- the fhuB gene encoding Fe(3+)-hydroxamate ABC transporter permease FhuB, with the translated sequence MPSDALAPRRPWRPRLTPGRLCLPLALGLLMLGLDQLLAGPGLGPGLAALFSAPDRAEAAATLVLHFAWWPRLAMALLAGGGLALAGVLMQQVLRNPLAAPTTLGVASGANLALMAATLMAPGLLGLGREWVALAGGGLAMGLVLALAWRRGLAPVVVVLGGLVVNLYFGALSMVLLLFHQEELKGLLIWGAGSLAQNGWQDAAFLAPRLALGALAAVWLLRPLAVLELDEAGARSLGVSLKHLRLAGLGLAIFLTGCVVSVVGVIGFIGLAAPNIVRLAGARHLGARLAWSTLLGALLLATTDLLLQRVSGSLPTLIPTGATTAALGAPLLLWLIPRLRLGGEAPPREARAIGTRHPAPGRLATWLALGLAGLAVVALLAGQAGTGWQWAAPTDWALLQWRLPRALAAAGCGVMLAIAGTLIQRLTANPMASPEVLGISGGSAIALMGAIFLLPAPSNLTLVAAGTLGALVTLAVLVGLNRRSGFQPERLLLTGVAITALFDAVRAVVLAGGDPRGQQVIAWLSGSTYYVDLTSALVVTAAALLLALAAAPLTRWLDILPLGGASATALGLPLARARLVLLLLVALLTAGATLVVGPLSFVGLLAPHLARLLGFSRAGAHLLGAALAGALLMVLADWLGRQLLFPEEIPAGLVASLLGGAYFMWGLRRL
- a CDS encoding DUF1007 family protein, whose amino-acid sequence is MPPPRTSRGEAGRRLLALGLACALALWPRLSPAHPHGWVDVTVRVLMDEHGRVEALHQRWRLDPFYSQLLLEELRAAQGEAPMEARLDQLGVEIRHNLSPQHYFTHVTRNGEAVALGEVDDFTTLARDGRVVLMFRLPLAEPLPLDQAAMHYRIYDPTYYIEVLHEADGEIPRADALRVTGADCATRIIAADPDPVQVAEAASLDRGEQAPEGLGRFFAETGEVRCDLP
- a CDS encoding ATP-binding cassette domain-containing protein, which translates into the protein MIETRAASFEVNGQCLLHPLDLAFEQGGVHGLIGHNGSGKSTLLKLLARQQAASRGELRLDDKPLTAWGHRAFARQVAYLPQHLPAAENLTGRELVGFGRYPWHGLLGRHGREDEAAIDRALALTHTEPFADRQVDTLSGGERQRVWLAMLLAQGSRFLLLDEPLAALDVAHQVEVLALTRRLCRELGLGVIIVLHDINMASRYCDRLVALHGGRLLAQGTPAEMMNGDTLKAIYGIPMHVMAHPSGEHRVAIAH
- a CDS encoding iron-siderophore ABC transporter substrate-binding protein, whose protein sequence is MLRLRRPDRPPWRRWIVALLTGLLATSATAGSPRLATLDWTLAETLVALGTPPRAVAQVEAYHAWVVEPALPDTTTDLGLRSQPNLERLASLAPERILISPMFANLAPRLERIAPVENLPLYRPGRDTWTEMRELTRSLGGLVGRPEAAARLIETTEARLDALRQRLDETTPPLLIVQFMDSRHVRVFGAGGLYQAVLDRLGLDNAWSGSTNAWGFSLVGIEALAGLDARLVVVEPYPAGVHETLADSGLWHHLVETSRDTPIVLPPVWSFGALPSASRFAERLVTALEHDDAV
- a CDS encoding ABC transporter ATP-binding protein produces the protein MSSTASSFQALGRLLRYARGYRRRIIAASVCSILNKLFDIAPEILIGVAIDVVVNQEESFVAGLGFTTAQQQILVLGGLTFFIWVGESLFEYLFQILWRNLAQRLQADLRQDAYEHAQRLDMGFFESRSSGQLVATMNDDVNQLERFLDGGANAMIQVAVTVVAVGAVFFVLSPLIALLAFTPIPLIVWGAFYFQRKAGPLYADVRERVGDLSSRLANNLAGIATIKSFTAEAREAERLRAASEAYVEANRRAIRISSAFIPVIRMAILTGFLATFTVGGMMALRGELNVGAYGVLVFLTQRLLWPLTGLAQVIDLFERAMASTRRILDLLATPIRVRDDAGRELAEPVRGAVTFERVAFRYGEGAAGVQDIDLAVPAGHTLALVGATGSGKSTLIKLLLRFHDPDAGRVRIDGQPVDSVSLQSLRRAIGLVSQDVYLFEGSVRDNIAYGKPDAAEAEIVEAARTAEAWDFIQALPEGLDTPVGERGVRLSGGQRQRLSLARALLKDPPILVLDEATSAVDNETEAAIQRSLQRIGHGRTVIMIAHRLSTIVHADEIAVIEAGRVVERGTHGELLARDGRYAAQWRVQTGEIQAAAAPLA